CCTTTCTGATCGGAGCAACAGGGGTTTTTATCGGGCTGTCGGCGCTGATGCTGAGTTTTTTTGAAGCCTACAACCTCAGTCTGACACTCTGGTCATTTTACTTGACGTTGGGTATTCTGATGTCGCTGGTATATTCCGCATTTTTTCATGTAGCCGAATTATTGCATGCCTGGCAGTCCGCAAAAGTACGTGCCGCCGAAATGGAGCAAGCCTCCGTTCGCGCACAAATGGCAGCCTTACAAAATCAAGTCAGTCCTCATTTTTTGTTTAATAGCTTAAATATGGCGCATGCTTTGATTGATCGCGACACGGAGGAGGCCAAATCGTTTATTGACCAACTCGCCGAGGTGTATCGCTACGTTCTGAAAAACCGGCAGGAGGAACTCGTTTCAGTACAAGAAGAAATCGAATTTGCTCGCCATTATCTTGCGCTTGCTCAAATGCGATTTCAATACATCCTAATCAAAGAATCTGTTTCGCCGGATGCCCTGCAAAGGGCCATTCCTCCGGTTACGCTACAAATCCTGATTGAAAATGCCTTGCATCACAATGCCATTACGCACGAACATCCTCTGCATCTTTATATCGAATCTACGGACAACTCGCTCA
This window of the bacterium genome carries:
- a CDS encoding histidine kinase: MINLLYPSWLWRMTIAACIGLFSYPVIMLIRGYTIELTTGYYYAGFSLYAACAHAWMIEWHLFKNRRLRNKLSWLDHTWLRFLIELPLAFLIGATGVFIGLSALMLSFFEAYNLSLTLWSFYLTLGILMSLVYSAFFHVAELLHAWQSAKVRAAEMEQASVRAQMAALQNQVSPHFLFNSLNMAHALIDRDTEEAKSFIDQLAEVYRYVLKNRQEELVSVQEEIEFARHYLALAQMRFQYILIKESVSPDALQRAIPPVTLQILIENALHHNAITHEHPLHLYIESTDNSLILRNTRNPRLHAPDHSHAGTGLNNIRQRYLFFTERAIQINQTDAMFSVTIPLLEFPA